Proteins encoded by one window of Sardina pilchardus chromosome 7, fSarPil1.1, whole genome shotgun sequence:
- the rerea gene encoding arginine-glutamic acid dipeptide repeats protein isoform X8, whose protein sequence is MKRFIKGLRQYGKNFFRIRKDLLPNKETGELITFYYYWKKTPEAASSRAHRRHRRQPVFRRIKTRTASTPVNTPSRPPSSEFLDLSSASEDDFDSEDSEQELKGYACRHCFSTTSKDWHHGGRENILLCTDCRIHFKKYGELPPIEKPVDPPPFMFKPVKEEEDGLSGKHSMRTRRNRGSMSTLRSGRKKQTASPDGRTSPTTEDLRSSGRTSPSAASTSSTDSKTDSMKKPTKKIKEEAPSPMKSAKRQREKGASDTEESERASAKKSKTQELSRPDSPSEFEGEGEGESSDGRSVNDEGSSDPKDIDQDNRSSSPSIPSPRDNESDSDSSAQQHLQAQHPPVIQCQPGAMPSSAAPNPQSSSAVSSSSSSSSSSSAAATVAPNPPTSVAPPALPPQVSPAGPPVPMPPQPPMPPTTGPLSLIQSAGAPSLHPQRLPSPHSPLPQSLPQAPASSQTASQALAPPPLPPPLPPPPHHGPMPPMAHPPHPPHLPPHGHPAHGMPPQPFPLSQAQVPPSGSHPGQPQPSALSQRERERERERERERDRERERERERDRDRDRDRDQQPPSHMPPTSCQPSSQGVPQPPREQPLPPAPISMPHIKPPPTTPIPQMPSAPSSHKHAPHLPALPPPFPQMPSNLPPPPALKPLSSLSSHHPPSAHPPPLQLMPQGQQLQLQPPPAQPPVLTQSQSLPASAGHGPPQPPPLPPSAAAAAAAASHGLPTVSPFPPHPFIPGGSAVLPPSSVAPPLPLPSAAASMPGLPPVASSISMPLPASVSASLPGPSSVAMPAIQIKEEPMDETEEPESPPPPQRSPSPEPTIVNTPSHASQSARFYKHLDRGYNTCARTDFYFTPLASSKLAKKREDALEKAKREAEQKAREEKEKEREREKEREREREREKEAERAAKASSSSHEGRMSEPPMAGPAHMRPSFDGPQTTIAAVPPYIGPDTPALRTLSEYARPHVMSPTNRNHPFFMSLNPSDPLLAYHMPGLYNADPGLRERELREREMREREIREREMRERMKPGFEVKPPELEGLHPSANPMEHFARHGAAITLPHMAGPHPFAAFHPGLNPLERERLALAGAGPQLRPDMTYPERLAAERLAAERMASVAANDPIARLQMFNVTPHHHQHSHIHSHLHLHQQDPLHQGGGGECLVCPPGSGAHPLVDPLAAGPHLARFPYPPGAIPNALLGQPPHEHEMLRHPVFVRHGSALCIPPGTPYPARDLPGGLPPHMSAAHQLQAMHAQSAELQRLAMEQQWLHGHPHMHGGPLPGQEDYYRSIEGRGFSRLKKESDKQL, encoded by the exons GGCGAGCTAATCACATTCTACTACTACTGGAAGAAGACGCCCGAGGCGGCCAGCTCGCGAGCCCACCGCCGCCACCGAAGACAGCCCGTCTTCCGCCGCATCAAGACCCGCACCGCCTCCACGCCTGTCAACACTCCCTcacgccccccctccagcgAGTTTC TGGACCTGAGCTCCGCCAGCGAGGATGACTTTGACAGCGAGGACAGCGAACAGGAGCTGAAGGGCTACGCCTGCCGCCACTGTTTCTCCACCA CTTCTAAAGACTGGCACCACGGGGGCCGGGAGAACATCTTACTGTGCACCGACTGCCGGATCCACTTCAAGAAGTACGGCGAGCTACCACCCATCGAAAAGCCCGTGGACCCGCCTCCGTTCATGTTCAAACCCgtcaaagaggaagaggatgggctCAGCGGCAAGCATAGCATGAGGACCCGACGCAACCGAGGCTCG aTGTCGACGCTACGAAGTGGCCGTAAGAAGCAGACAGCCAGCCCCGATGGCAGAACCTCCCCCACCACCGAGGACCTGCGCTCCAGCGGACGCACCTCGCCGAGCGCCGCCAGCACCTCCAGCACAGACAGCAAGACCGACTCCATGAAGAAACCCACcaag AAAATCAAGGAGGAAGCTCCATCGCCCATGAAGAGTGCCAAACGTCAGCGGGAAAAGGGCGCCTCGGACACCGAGGAGTCGGAGAGGGCGAGCGCCAAGAAGTCAAAGACTCAG gAGCTAAGTCGACCGGACTCGCCATCGGAGTtcgagggagagggtgagggcgAGAGCTCGGACGGACGCAGTGTGAACGACGAGGGCAGCAGTGACCCCAAGGACATCGACCAGGACAACCGCAGCTCCTCGCCCAGCATCCCGAGCCCGCGCGACAACGAGAGCGACTCGGACTCGTCGGCCCAGCAGCACCTGCAGGCCCAGCACCCGCCCGTCATCCAGTGCCAGCCGGGCGCCATGCCCTCCTCCGCCGCCCCCAACCCCCAGTCGTCCTCCGCCGTctcgtcgtcctcctcttcctcgtcttcgTCATCCGCGGCGGCGACGGTCGCTCCCAACCCCCCGACGTCGGTCGCGCCCCCGGCCTTACCTCCGCAGGTGTCCCCTGCCGGGCCTCCGGTGCCCATGCCGCCTCAGCCCCCCATGCCCCCCACGACGGGCCCCCTCTCGCTCATCCAGTCGGCCGGCGCGCCCTCGCTCCACCCGCAGCGGCTGCCCTCGCCTCACTCGCCGCTGCCCCAGAGTCTGCCTCAGGCGCCCGCGTCCTCTCAGACTGCCTCGCAGGCGCTGGCGCCGCCGCCTTTGCCCcctccgctgccgccgccgcctcacCACGGCCCGATGCCCCCCATGGCCCACCCGCCCCACCCGCCGCACCTGCCCCCGCACGGGCACCCGGCGCACGGCATGCCCCCGCAGCCCTTCCCGCTCTCGCAAGCTCAGGTGCCGCCCTCAGGGTCCCACCCGGGACAGCCTCAGCCCTCCGCACTGTCCCAGCGAGAACGGGAACGGGAACGCGAACGGGAACGAGAGAGGGACCGGGAACGGGAACGCGAACGGGAGAGAGACCGGGATCGGGACCGGGATCGGGATCAGCAGCCGCCCTCCCACATGCCCCCGACGTCGTGCCAGCCGTCGTCGCAGGGAGTGCCCCAGCCGCCCCGCGAGCAGCCGCTGCCCCCGGCGCCCATCTCCATGCCGCACATCAAGCCGCCCCCCACCACGCCCATCCCGCAGATGCCCAGCGCCCCCTCCTCGCACAAGCACGCGCCTCACCTGCCCGCGCTGCCGCCGCCCTTCCCGCAGATGCCCTCCaacctgccgccgccgccggcgcTCAAGCCGCTCAGCTCGCTGTCCAGCCACCACCCGCCCTCGGCGCACCCGCCCCCGCTGCAGCTCATGCCCCAGggccagcagctgcagctgcagccgcCGCCCGCCCAGCCGCCCGTGCTCACGCAGTCCCAGAGCCTGCCCGCCTCCGCCGGGCACGGGCCTCCGcagcctccccctctccctccgtccgctgccgccgccgccgctgctgcctcGCACGGGCTGCCCACTGTGTCGCCCTTCCCGCCTCACCCCTTCATCCCCGGGGGCTCGGCCGTGCTGCCCCCTTCTTCGGTggcgccgccgctgccgctccCCTCCGCCGCTGCCTCGATGCCCGGTCTGCCGCCTGTGGCCTCGTCCATCTCCATGCCGTTGCCTGCCTCGGTTAGCGCCAGCTTGCCGGGGCCCTCCTCGGTGGCCATGCCCGCCATTCAGATCAAGGAGGAGCCCATGGATGAAACCGAGGAGCCCGAGAGCCCGCCGCCTCCTCAGAGGAGTCCCTCGCCTGAGCCCACCATCGTCAACACTCCCAGCCACGCCAGCCAGTCCgcaag GTTCTACAAACATCTGGATCGGGGCTACAACACCTGCGCCAGGACCGACTTCTACTTCACCCCGCTGGCGTCGTCCAAGCTGGCGAAGAAGCGCGAGGACGCCCTGGAGAAGGCCAAGCGCGAGGCCGAGCAGAAGGCCcgcgaggagaaggagaaggagcgcGAGCGCGAGAAGGAGCGCGAGAGGGAGCGCGAGCGAGAAAAGGAGGCCGAGCGAGCTGCG AAAGCCTCCAGCTCGTCTCACGAGGGCCGGATGAGCGAGCCGCCGATGGCGGGCCCGGCCCACATGCGGCCGTCCTTCGACGGCCCGCAGACCACCATCGCGGCCGTGCCGCCGTACATCGGGCCCGACACGCCGGCGCTGCGCACGCTCAGCGAGTACGCGCGGCCGCACGTCATGTCGCCCACCAACCGCAACCACCCCTTCTTCATGTCGCTCAACCCCAGCGACCCGCTGCTGGCCTACCACATGCCGGGCCTGTACAACGCCGACCCGGGCCTGCGGGAGCGCGAGCTCCGGGAGCGGGAGATGCGCGAGCGGGAGATCCGCGAGCGGGAGATGCGCGAGCGCATGAAGCCCGGCTTCGAGGTCAAGCCGCCCGAGCTGGAGGGCCTGCACCCGTCGGCCAACCCCATGGAGCACTTCGCGCGGCACGGCGCCGCCATCACGCTGCCGCACATGGCCGGCCCGCACCCGTTCGCCGCCTTCCACCCGGGCCTGAACCCGCTGGAGCGCGAGCGGCTGGCGCTGGCCGGCGCCGGCCCGCAGCTGCGGCCCGACATGACCTACCCGGAGCGGCTGGCGGCCGAGCGGCTGGCGGCCGAGCGCATGGCCTCGGTGGCCGCCAACGACCCCATCGCCCGGCTGCAGATGTTCAACGTCAcgccgcaccaccaccagcactcgCACATCCACTCGCACCTTCACCTGCACCAGCAGGACCCGCTCCACCAAG gtggtggtggtgaatgtCTTGTGTGTCCCCCAGGTTCGGGGGCCCACCCGCTGGTCGACCCGCTCGCCGCCGGACCCCACCTGGCGCGCTTCCCCTACCCGCCCGGCGCCATCCCCAACGCCCTGCTGGGACAGCCTCCGCACGAGCACGAGATGCTGCGCCATCCTGTGTTCG TGCGACACGGCTCTGCCCTGTGTATCCCTCCAGGCACGCCGTACCCCGCCCGCGACCTGCCAGGAGGCCTGCCTCCGCACATGTCGGCAGCGCACCAGCTTCAGGCCATGCACGCACAGTCGGCAGAGCTCCAGAGGCTAGCCATGGAACAGCAGTGGCTGCACGGACATCCACACATGCATGGGGGCCCTCTGCCTGGCCAGGAGGACTACTACAGGTCAATAGAGGGGAGGGGATTTAG ccgGTTGAAGAAAGAAAGCGATAAGCAGCTGTAA